One window from the genome of Bdellovibrionales bacterium encodes:
- a CDS encoding helix-turn-helix transcriptional regulator, which yields MIILKAGTLFAEKGIHGVTTKEIAKACEVSEPVLYQHFATKEALYNELHTLCKGDTTMAKKALARREVSTETLCFFVYMITSIIAIYKLPGDTEPSRDTLNIVRLTGYSFLEDGRFLTTVLKDCIGSLFEDWQKNYKAALKSGDLEVSTADSKDLWVAYELMVGGSLFNLVGKRHLPQLHADEKDYLERMSVFALRGLGVKDSVIKKHFKPKAWNAEIQQLLQN from the coding sequence ATGATTATTCTTAAGGCCGGGACCCTTTTTGCTGAAAAAGGCATCCACGGAGTCACGACAAAAGAAATAGCAAAGGCCTGTGAAGTCAGTGAACCTGTTCTTTATCAGCATTTTGCAACCAAAGAAGCTCTCTACAACGAGCTACACACTCTTTGTAAAGGTGATACGACCATGGCAAAGAAAGCTCTCGCCCGCCGGGAAGTTTCTACTGAAACGCTCTGTTTCTTTGTCTATATGATTACGTCCATCATTGCGATTTACAAACTACCAGGCGACACAGAACCTTCGCGAGACACTTTGAATATTGTTCGCCTGACAGGTTATAGCTTTTTGGAAGACGGACGCTTTCTGACGACTGTTTTGAAAGATTGCATCGGCAGTCTTTTTGAGGATTGGCAGAAGAACTATAAAGCCGCTCTGAAAAGTGGCGACCTCGAAGTCAGCACCGCTGATTCAAAAGATCTATGGGTTGCTTACGAACTTATGGTCGGTGGGTCACTCTTTAATCTTGTCGGCAAAAGGCATCTGCCGCAGCTTCATGCGGATGAAAAAGACTATCTTGAAAGAATGTCCGTATTTGCTCTCAGAGGTCTAGGCGTGAAGGATTCTGTGATTAAGAAGCACTTCAAACCGAAGGCCTGGAACGCTGAAATTCAGCAGCTGTT
- a CDS encoding cytochrome c, with translation MFKRVLKWIGVFIIIVVAIGAGVFLRAQSKFSSTAELTLEDPTLKLAATPAPDWIKEGERVAKMKGCFDCHGKDLGGNVFVNDPAIGLFAGPNLTTGKGGVGANYTDEDWIRSIRFGRGPQKHYLKFMPSQEFAFLTDEDLGKLITYLKSIPAVDRDVEAVQVGPMAKILYSFGKMPLLFSGENVDPKSTVPVSLKASEAPEYGKYLAASCVGCHHPNFGGGKIPGVPPSWPKSANLTVKGNISKWSFADFQKTASTGITPEGKNLNPQFMPWPAMAAMNETELKALYNFLKSLPEASENL, from the coding sequence ATGTTTAAACGGGTTTTAAAGTGGATTGGAGTCTTTATCATCATCGTTGTGGCCATTGGGGCCGGAGTTTTCCTCAGAGCACAAAGCAAATTTAGCTCTACGGCGGAACTCACTTTGGAAGATCCTACTTTAAAACTCGCGGCGACTCCGGCGCCGGATTGGATCAAAGAAGGGGAGCGAGTTGCTAAAATGAAGGGTTGCTTTGATTGCCATGGTAAAGACCTCGGCGGCAATGTGTTCGTCAATGACCCGGCCATCGGACTTTTTGCCGGCCCTAATTTAACCACAGGCAAAGGCGGTGTTGGTGCGAACTACACTGACGAAGACTGGATTCGCAGTATTCGTTTCGGCCGTGGACCTCAGAAACACTATTTAAAGTTCATGCCTTCTCAAGAGTTCGCATTCTTGACGGATGAAGACCTTGGGAAACTTATCACTTACTTAAAGAGCATCCCTGCGGTGGATCGTGATGTGGAGGCAGTTCAAGTGGGCCCGATGGCTAAGATTCTCTACTCTTTTGGAAAGATGCCTCTTTTGTTCTCGGGCGAGAATGTGGATCCAAAATCCACAGTTCCGGTAAGTCTCAAAGCAAGCGAAGCTCCGGAGTATGGAAAGTACCTCGCTGCAAGCTGCGTCGGTTGTCATCATCCTAACTTTGGCGGCGGCAAAATTCCAGGCGTTCCGCCAAGCTGGCCAAAATCGGCAAATCTCACAGTCAAAGGGAATATTTCTAAATGGAGTTTTGCTGACTTCCAGAAGACGGCTTCGACGGGCATCACTCCCGAGGGGAAAAACTTGAATCCGCAATTTATGCCATGGCCTGCAATGGCGGCAATGAATGAGACCGAGTTAAAAGCTCTTTACAACTTTCTAAAGTCCTTGCCGGAGGCCTCTGAGAATCTGTAG
- a CDS encoding MFS transporter: MLQDFKKLMTARFLFTFAVQMQAVILGWRMYELMQDPLALGMIGLVEAVPAIGLALYAGYLTDRSRPLRVYQGVLALSLLSGLMVLVSQFHPTFFSTNFQAGALYTASFLTGAARAFSQPAIFAFVPRIVDRADLPRATAWSSTAMQVARIAGPAAGGLLYGFVGMITTSWLVVVLLMAGFAALFTIKSNPEPLPPNGKHRSRKEELLSGAKFVFTHPILLPALSLDMISVLFGGVTALLPIFAKEILMIGPKGLGALRAAPAIGATVMSFALTKFDVSRKAGPWLFTAVTGFGACILAFGLSRDFYVSLVALGLSGAFDSISMVVRSSAVQLASPDDMRGKISAVNSIFIGSSNEIGEFESGVAARLLGTVPSVVFGGTMCLLTAVIIAFISPTLRRMDLTKIKAS, translated from the coding sequence ATGCTCCAAGATTTCAAAAAGCTGATGACCGCGCGTTTTCTATTCACCTTCGCTGTGCAAATGCAGGCGGTCATTCTTGGTTGGCGCATGTACGAATTGATGCAAGATCCTTTGGCCCTCGGGATGATTGGACTTGTTGAAGCGGTACCGGCAATTGGGCTTGCGCTCTATGCCGGTTACCTGACGGACCGAAGTCGCCCCCTCAGAGTTTATCAAGGGGTTCTCGCCCTGAGTTTATTATCTGGTCTCATGGTTTTGGTTTCACAATTTCATCCGACGTTCTTTAGTACAAATTTTCAAGCAGGGGCGTTGTATACAGCGTCGTTCTTAACAGGCGCAGCCCGAGCGTTTTCACAGCCGGCGATCTTTGCATTTGTTCCGCGGATCGTGGACCGTGCAGATCTTCCGAGAGCAACGGCTTGGTCCAGCACGGCGATGCAGGTGGCACGTATCGCGGGCCCGGCGGCCGGCGGTTTATTGTATGGCTTTGTCGGAATGATCACTACTTCTTGGCTAGTCGTGGTGCTTTTAATGGCGGGCTTTGCAGCGCTATTCACAATTAAATCAAATCCAGAACCACTGCCACCAAATGGCAAGCATAGATCTCGCAAAGAAGAGCTTTTATCCGGCGCAAAATTCGTATTCACGCATCCGATTTTATTGCCGGCGTTATCACTTGATATGATTTCAGTTCTTTTCGGCGGGGTGACGGCGTTACTGCCAATATTTGCGAAAGAGATTCTGATGATCGGCCCGAAAGGACTCGGCGCTTTGAGAGCCGCTCCGGCCATTGGTGCAACCGTGATGAGTTTTGCTTTGACGAAATTCGATGTTAGTCGCAAAGCCGGTCCGTGGTTATTTACCGCTGTCACGGGCTTCGGTGCTTGTATCTTAGCTTTTGGTCTGAGCCGTGATTTTTATGTGTCTTTGGTTGCCTTAGGTCTTAGTGGCGCTTTTGATAGTATCAGTATGGTGGTTCGCTCTTCAGCGGTTCAGTTGGCTTCGCCGGATGATATGCGCGGCAAGATTTCTGCGGTGAATTCTATCTTTATTGGCTCATCCAATGAGATTGGTGAGTTCGAGTCGGGCGTTGCGGCTCGTTTGCTCGGGACGGTTCCGTCTGTTGTCTTCGGAGGAACCATGTGCTTGTTGACCGCGGTGATTATTGCATTCATCTCACCAACTCTGCGCCGAATGGATCTGACGAAAATCAAAGCTTCGTAA
- a CDS encoding BlaI/MecI/CopY family transcriptional regulator has product MANKLLEVGPLELEVLGILNTAGEQSVSDIQTHLKNSGHDLAYTTVMTVLVRLYNKDLVTRKKDGRLFLYAAAKKKDSSAQSIFEKVKNSLFRSERLTPILSLLDNEDDLTREELEELKKAVEQRLKRT; this is encoded by the coding sequence ATGGCAAATAAACTCCTTGAAGTCGGCCCATTAGAACTCGAAGTCCTCGGCATCTTAAATACCGCGGGAGAGCAATCCGTGAGTGACATTCAAACTCACTTGAAAAACTCTGGCCACGATTTGGCCTATACAACTGTGATGACGGTGCTTGTGCGGTTGTATAATAAAGATCTTGTGACTCGTAAAAAAGACGGACGTTTGTTCCTGTATGCAGCGGCGAAAAAGAAAGACTCTTCGGCTCAGTCCATTTTCGAAAAAGTGAAGAACTCATTGTTTCGCTCAGAGCGTCTGACGCCGATTTTAAGTTTGCTTGATAACGAAGACGATTTAACGCGTGAAGAACTCGAAGAGCTTAAAAAAGCTGTCGAGCAAAGACTGAAGAGGACTTAA
- a CDS encoding M56 family metallopeptidase, whose product MEVIFFNLFVNATFSLLVGLGLVLACTHYMRVNCGPWKLFLLSLPFVKVIYDFSKGVPRSSILLNNIDPYAVPPGVQTFSLGVGVNNFIPQLKALFTIHDYDGTQYGVSVGDYVVYWLARNVSPQFPLYIVYAILAVGLVLLVRRAYLGMQFELQRIGDRKESVLLETKQLFLRNVDIYISKSFSGTPFTGGVLNPYICIPRDAYESLSPAELQAVIAHELGHVQQFDLLITMAICALGDIFWFVPGYRWLCRKLERMREIIADQRAVHAGATPEVLASALIKLREIAMLGEGGMIFYAPFLREQSLLKIRIESLLGLPDEQPPRWMWKNLWSRLLITFWLVGAVLSSNLGGNHQTYNPYAHGSVHIFSQDS is encoded by the coding sequence GTGGAAGTGATTTTCTTTAACCTCTTTGTGAATGCAACGTTCTCGCTGTTAGTGGGGCTCGGGCTTGTTTTGGCCTGCACTCACTACATGCGCGTGAACTGCGGTCCTTGGAAGTTATTTTTGTTATCACTTCCGTTTGTAAAAGTTATTTATGATTTCTCAAAAGGTGTGCCTCGCTCGTCCATCTTACTGAACAATATCGATCCTTATGCCGTCCCTCCCGGAGTGCAGACCTTTTCCTTGGGCGTCGGGGTGAATAACTTCATCCCGCAGCTCAAGGCATTGTTTACGATTCATGACTATGATGGCACTCAGTATGGTGTCAGCGTCGGTGATTACGTGGTGTACTGGCTGGCTCGTAATGTCAGCCCGCAGTTTCCGCTTTATATTGTCTATGCGATCTTGGCCGTGGGGCTTGTACTACTTGTTCGCCGTGCTTATCTCGGAATGCAGTTTGAGCTTCAGCGTATTGGCGATCGCAAAGAATCGGTGTTGCTTGAAACTAAGCAATTATTTTTGCGTAATGTTGATATTTATATTTCAAAATCGTTTTCGGGCACGCCATTTACCGGCGGGGTGTTGAATCCATATATCTGTATTCCCCGTGATGCCTATGAGTCTCTGTCCCCTGCGGAATTGCAAGCGGTGATTGCGCATGAACTCGGTCATGTTCAGCAATTTGATTTACTGATCACGATGGCGATCTGTGCGCTGGGTGATATCTTCTGGTTTGTTCCGGGTTACCGTTGGCTTTGTCGTAAGCTTGAGCGCATGCGCGAGATTATCGCCGATCAACGAGCAGTGCACGCAGGTGCCACTCCGGAAGTTCTGGCTTCCGCATTGATTAAGTTAAGAGAGATTGCGATGCTCGGTGAAGGCGGAATGATTTTCTATGCGCCGTTTTTAAGAGAACAATCTTTGTTGAAGATTCGTATCGAAAGTCTGCTGGGACTTCCGGATGAACAGCCGCCACGTTGGATGTGGAAGAATCTGTGGAGCCGTTTATTAATTACGTTCTGGCTTGTGGGTGCGGTGCTGAGTTCAAATCTCGGCGGCAATCATCAGACATACAATCCATATGCTCACGGTTCTGTGCATATCTTTTCACAAGACAGCTAA
- a CDS encoding OmpH family outer membrane protein, which produces MEKIMKTLPRAVKIRADIESDYKKKKTELEKAEDDLRTLEKDLEKKKAVLSEEAIKRKQEEFQKRLMEFREQVTKSQTDLQKKQNDLFSPVLEQIKKAITEVAAERGYGLVLNQQPDLLYVGSSTDMTSEVVKHMDQKH; this is translated from the coding sequence ATGGAAAAGATTATGAAGACCCTGCCGCGGGCGGTGAAGATCCGCGCAGATATTGAATCAGACTACAAGAAAAAGAAAACCGAACTGGAGAAAGCAGAAGATGACTTACGAACGCTGGAAAAAGACCTCGAAAAAAAGAAAGCTGTTCTTTCTGAAGAAGCAATCAAACGAAAACAAGAAGAATTCCAAAAACGACTTATGGAATTCCGAGAACAAGTAACCAAGAGCCAAACTGATCTTCAGAAGAAGCAAAACGATTTGTTTTCTCCCGTGCTTGAGCAAATTAAGAAAGCCATCACTGAAGTTGCGGCCGAGCGCGGGTACGGATTGGTTTTGAATCAGCAGCCGGATTTGCTTTATGTAGGCTCGAGTACCGATATGACCTCTGAGGTCGTCAAACACATGGATCAAAAGCATTAG
- a CDS encoding short-chain fatty acid transporter, whose product MSIENPGMLERIAARITAWSEKWFPDSYIFAVLAVIVVGAGALISGVPVRSVAVAFGDGFWSLIPFTMQMAIVSISGYVVASSPPAAKLINWLARIPKSSRGAVAFVAFLTIIASLLNWAFSLVFGGLLVRALARRKDLKMDYRAAGASAYLGLGATWAMGLSSSASQLQANVDSIPKSLLPITGVIPFSETIFLPQSLLILFILMVISVVISYFSAPKEDRAVTAEALGISITDDAAENIEKPDRPGEWLEYSPILTFFIIILGFWWFFIEVEAKTIIPAISNLNTYNLLFLMLGMLLNWRPKRFLHSVAKAVPTATGVLIQFPLYGSIAYILTKATGSDGQPLSHHIANFFISISTKESFPGLMGIYSAILGFFVPSGGGKWVIEAPYLMQAANELKVHLGWTVVVYNAAEALPNLINPFFMLALIGVLGLKARDIVGYTVTQLIVHAPVVIILLWLLAGTLEYHPPVIP is encoded by the coding sequence ATGAGTATAGAGAATCCGGGGATGCTTGAAAGAATTGCCGCACGTATTACTGCGTGGTCGGAAAAATGGTTTCCAGATTCTTACATCTTCGCCGTTCTGGCTGTGATTGTTGTCGGTGCGGGGGCATTGATCAGTGGTGTTCCTGTCCGCTCAGTTGCCGTTGCTTTCGGGGATGGCTTTTGGAGTCTGATTCCCTTCACTATGCAAATGGCTATCGTCTCGATCTCGGGGTATGTGGTAGCTTCTTCTCCTCCTGCTGCCAAGTTGATTAACTGGCTTGCGCGTATTCCAAAATCCAGCCGTGGAGCCGTGGCCTTCGTTGCATTCTTGACGATCATTGCTTCGTTACTGAACTGGGCGTTTAGTCTTGTGTTTGGTGGATTGTTGGTTCGTGCGCTGGCTCGTCGTAAAGATTTGAAAATGGATTACCGAGCGGCGGGGGCTTCTGCTTACTTGGGCTTAGGTGCCACTTGGGCGATGGGACTGAGTTCTTCTGCTTCGCAGTTGCAAGCCAACGTCGATAGTATTCCGAAAAGCTTATTACCGATCACAGGGGTGATTCCGTTTAGTGAAACGATTTTCTTACCCCAGTCGCTACTGATTCTTTTCATCTTGATGGTGATCTCGGTGGTCATTTCTTATTTCTCAGCGCCGAAGGAAGACCGCGCAGTCACCGCGGAAGCCTTGGGTATTTCGATCACTGATGATGCGGCTGAAAATATCGAAAAGCCGGATCGCCCGGGCGAGTGGCTCGAGTATTCGCCAATTCTGACGTTCTTTATTATTATTCTGGGTTTCTGGTGGTTCTTCATTGAGGTCGAAGCAAAGACGATTATTCCTGCGATTTCAAATTTGAATACTTACAACTTGCTCTTCTTGATGCTGGGAATGTTGCTAAATTGGCGGCCGAAGAGATTTCTGCATTCAGTGGCGAAGGCTGTGCCCACTGCAACGGGTGTGTTGATTCAGTTTCCATTGTACGGAAGTATTGCCTATATCTTGACGAAGGCAACGGGATCTGACGGTCAGCCGCTCTCGCATCACATTGCGAATTTCTTTATTTCGATCTCTACCAAAGAATCTTTCCCGGGTTTGATGGGGATTTACTCGGCGATTTTGGGTTTCTTTGTGCCATCGGGCGGTGGTAAGTGGGTGATCGAAGCTCCTTACTTGATGCAAGCGGCGAATGAACTCAAAGTGCATCTCGGATGGACGGTTGTTGTATATAACGCAGCTGAAGCTCTGCCGAACTTGATCAACCCGTTCTTCATGCTCGCACTCATCGGTGTCCTCGGCTTGAAAGCCCGTGACATCGTTGGTTACACAGTCACGCAGCTGATCGTGCATGCGCCCGTGGTGATCATTCTGTTGTGGTTACTGGCGGGCACGCTTGAGTATCACCCGCCAGTGATTCCGTAA
- a CDS encoding AraC family transcriptional regulator, which produces MQKKTNIKLKHFHRSQIGRAQRFIRAHSTKDINLRQIAKEAGSSEYHFGRLFLSYTGETTFTYLRRIRLVNALKILQEDLECPVTEIALSVGYDTPSAFNKVFKSFFKISPSQFRHLGQAERNRMIYDHSINPEEKEMTMNLNLKPEIVQRPNSHLLYVEKSGIFKEVAMPTWYELIPLVDKFVAKDTITEYLGLSILDNNSSDESKMYYGAGVTVKEAPKKVPKGLEYKKISGGNYAKFMLIGPTHLVWPAFDQIFRYLAENKFKLRAGPCIENYLSNPEVVPENELVTELLVPIE; this is translated from the coding sequence ATGCAGAAAAAAACCAACATCAAACTGAAGCACTTTCATAGATCCCAAATCGGCCGCGCACAGAGATTCATCCGCGCTCACTCCACCAAAGATATCAACTTGAGGCAGATTGCTAAAGAAGCCGGCTCTTCAGAATATCATTTCGGCCGGTTGTTTTTATCTTACACCGGCGAAACGACATTCACTTATTTACGAAGAATCCGCCTCGTCAATGCGCTAAAGATTCTGCAAGAAGACCTCGAATGCCCCGTGACCGAAATCGCTTTGAGCGTCGGCTATGACACTCCTTCTGCATTTAACAAAGTTTTTAAATCATTCTTTAAAATCAGTCCCTCGCAATTTCGCCATCTCGGACAAGCGGAGAGAAATCGGATGATTTACGATCATAGCATCAACCCAGAAGAAAAGGAGATGACTATGAACTTAAACCTAAAACCAGAAATCGTACAGCGGCCGAACAGCCATTTACTCTATGTAGAAAAGTCCGGGATTTTTAAAGAAGTCGCGATGCCGACGTGGTATGAGCTTATTCCCCTCGTAGATAAGTTCGTCGCCAAGGACACCATCACTGAATATCTTGGCTTGAGTATTTTGGACAATAACTCCAGTGATGAAAGCAAAATGTACTACGGTGCAGGTGTTACCGTAAAAGAAGCCCCCAAGAAAGTTCCTAAAGGACTCGAGTACAAAAAAATATCCGGCGGCAACTACGCGAAGTTTATGCTGATTGGCCCGACTCACTTGGTATGGCCGGCCTTCGATCAGATTTTCAGATATCTTGCTGAAAACAAATTTAAACTCCGTGCCGGGCCTTGCATTGAGAACTACTTAAGCAATCCAGAAGTCGTTCCCGAAAATGAACTCGTTACAGAACTCCTTGTGCCGATCGAGTAA
- a CDS encoding YbhB/YbcL family Raf kinase inhibitor-like protein, translating into MVAEAVTSFILSSSAFKNNESIPAKYTCEGEDFSPPLSWKGAPANTKSFALIVDDPDAPDPQHPQRTWVHWVAYNIPAEVSSLKEHTENLPPGATDGLNDWHKKGYGGPCPPIGQHRYFYKIYALDTKLQDLKNADKAALEKAMRGHILAKAELVGTYVKRKH; encoded by the coding sequence ATGGTTGCCGAAGCTGTTACGAGTTTCATTTTGTCATCAAGCGCATTTAAAAATAATGAATCCATTCCCGCAAAGTACACTTGTGAAGGTGAGGACTTCTCTCCGCCACTGAGCTGGAAGGGAGCTCCCGCGAATACCAAGAGTTTCGCTTTGATCGTGGATGACCCCGATGCTCCGGATCCTCAGCATCCGCAAAGAACATGGGTTCATTGGGTCGCTTATAATATTCCGGCAGAGGTTTCATCTCTGAAAGAACATACCGAAAATCTACCGCCCGGTGCGACGGATGGACTCAATGATTGGCATAAGAAAGGCTACGGCGGTCCATGCCCACCGATTGGTCAGCATCGTTATTTTTATAAAATCTACGCCCTGGACACAAAGCTGCAGGATTTAAAGAATGCTGACAAGGCGGCTCTCGAAAAAGCGATGCGGGGACACATTCTGGCCAAAGCCGAGCTCGTTGGAACTTACGTTAAGCGAAAGCACTAA
- a CDS encoding GNAT family N-acetyltransferase, whose amino-acid sequence MLNTLVLGSLDRVSTTLHSMYQMRLNRINQFKPKIEVYSEIGPFLVKTVSSAQELRAALELRYQVFHREMIGKAKPIGIDVDEFDFLCDHLVIVEKKTSKIVGTYRLNCSEFSKDFYSAREFNLNRIMQQPGIKLELGRACILKDYRRGVVISLLWRGIAEYMANSRAQLLFGCASIKTENPREAALVYKYFAQKGRIVSEYLAIPTKAYTMPKLDLWIQYFQNPLTEAEIAEVEVLIPPLCRAYLKIGAYIGGEPAWDAEFKCIDFLTILHREDLNRTLWKRYKLDSEES is encoded by the coding sequence ATGCTGAACACATTAGTCCTTGGGAGTCTCGACCGAGTTTCTACGACCTTGCACTCAATGTATCAGATGCGTTTGAACCGCATCAATCAATTCAAACCAAAGATCGAAGTCTACTCTGAAATCGGTCCATTCCTCGTTAAGACCGTTTCTTCTGCACAAGAATTAAGGGCGGCTCTTGAATTACGTTACCAAGTTTTCCATCGCGAAATGATCGGCAAAGCAAAACCTATCGGCATCGACGTCGATGAGTTCGACTTTCTTTGCGATCACTTGGTCATCGTCGAAAAGAAAACCAGTAAAATTGTGGGCACCTACCGATTGAACTGTTCGGAGTTTTCGAAAGACTTCTACTCCGCCCGCGAGTTCAATCTCAATCGTATTATGCAACAGCCGGGAATTAAGCTGGAGCTGGGACGCGCTTGCATACTCAAAGATTACAGACGAGGGGTTGTCATTTCTTTGTTATGGCGTGGGATTGCTGAATACATGGCAAATAGCCGCGCGCAGTTGCTTTTTGGCTGCGCGAGCATCAAAACCGAAAACCCAAGAGAAGCTGCTTTAGTTTATAAATACTTTGCGCAGAAGGGTCGTATTGTTTCTGAATACTTGGCAATTCCAACAAAAGCCTACACGATGCCAAAGCTGGATTTGTGGATTCAGTACTTCCAAAACCCTCTGACAGAGGCAGAAATAGCGGAAGTCGAAGTGCTTATTCCGCCCCTTTGTCGGGCCTATCTCAAGATTGGTGCCTATATCGGTGGAGAACCTGCATGGGATGCTGAGTTTAAGTGCATTGATTTCTTGACGATCCTGCACCGCGAAGATTTAAATAGAACACTGTGGAAGAGATACAAGCTGGACTCCGAGGAGTCCTAA
- a CDS encoding 1-acyl-sn-glycerol-3-phosphate acyltransferase, with the protein MHALIIKFRYSRKDVVARRHAFSQNSSVHCALMNKVFNVQVSVKGKPHKDSSFLYVGNHTGFVDIFALSSVMPAVFVTSQEMRETPVLGDICEMAGCVFVERRSRTQIMNELGVLKEALEQGLNVVLYPEATSTDGAMVYPFKKTLMMAGPQAGRPIQPGVINYIDIGGQDFNMKSRDNVCWYGEMSFGQAMINLLSTPYIKVEIEYLEPIVVSADANRGEVAARAHAAVAARFRPPRAFSPLDEEAVAGDEA; encoded by the coding sequence GTGCACGCGCTTATCATTAAGTTCCGCTACAGCCGCAAGGACGTTGTCGCCCGCAGGCATGCATTCAGCCAAAACTCATCTGTTCACTGTGCTCTCATGAATAAAGTTTTTAATGTTCAAGTCAGCGTGAAGGGCAAACCTCACAAAGACAGCAGCTTTTTGTATGTGGGTAACCATACGGGCTTTGTGGATATCTTTGCGCTGTCGTCTGTGATGCCGGCAGTTTTTGTAACCTCACAAGAAATGCGTGAGACTCCCGTTTTAGGCGATATTTGCGAGATGGCTGGCTGTGTGTTCGTGGAACGCCGTAGCCGCACGCAGATCATGAATGAACTCGGAGTTTTGAAAGAAGCTCTCGAGCAGGGCCTGAACGTTGTTCTGTATCCAGAAGCTACCTCCACCGATGGAGCCATGGTTTATCCGTTTAAGAAAACTCTGATGATGGCGGGGCCTCAAGCAGGTCGTCCGATTCAGCCGGGAGTTATTAATTATATTGATATCGGTGGCCAGGATTTCAATATGAAGTCCCGTGATAATGTTTGTTGGTATGGTGAAATGAGCTTTGGCCAAGCCATGATCAACTTGCTAAGCACGCCGTACATCAAAGTTGAAATCGAATATCTTGAGCCGATTGTTGTATCGGCTGACGCCAATCGTGGTGAAGTTGCCGCTCGCGCTCACGCAGCGGTGGCTGCAAGATTCCGTCCGCCGCGCGCCTTCTCGCCACTTGATGAAGAAGCCGTTGCCGGAGACGAAGCTTAA